The genomic segment CTAGCTAGGAAGCCCTCTAAACTAGCCCTAATGGTAATGGGTGGCTTAGGCACTAGGTCGATTATAACTGATGAAGTACCCAGGAACATAATCATTGATTCAGTTAAGAAGAGGATCATGAATAAGGAAGTAACCCTCCTATGCTTAAGGTGCGGATGGCATTTAACAGGCAAGGTGAGTAACATAATTAATATGGAACTTAAGTGCCCAAAATGCGGCATGAAGACCCTAACCATGTTGAAGCACAGGGATGAGGATATTAATAAGGCCATTAAGCTAATAACAAGAGCCAGGAGGGGGTTACAGCTTACTACTGATGAGGAGGAGTACCTTAGTGAACTCAGGGAGAGGGCTAGGGTAATAATGGATCATGGCTACAGGGGTTTAATAGCACTCTCAGCCTACGGTGTTGGTACAGCCACTGTTAAGAGGATTCTAAGTAATATCACTAATGATGATGAATTATTCTTAAACATACTTGAGGCGGAGAGGGAGTATGTGAGGACGAAGGCATTCTGGGCTGATTAATAGCCTTAATAAATTACGGGTGTCTTAACCCACAGTTACTTAACGCCATCCTCAGTCCAAAACCGGCATGATTTACTATTCCTGTAAGAATATGTGAATACTTTAAATAATTATGTTGTGCATCTTCAATTATTACGCTATTATGGAGAAATATTTATATCCGAATAATGCTTAACAGTATTATGGTAACTACAGTGGTTAAAAGAGATGGTACTGAGGAACCCTTCATAGTGGAGAAGATTGTTGTTAGCATACTTAAAACTGGGGCTCCCTTGGATAAGGCTAGGGAAATAGCTAAACGGATTGAGTGTAATTTCATTAATGTTGATAAAGTATCAGCCAAGGATTTAACAAAGGCCATACTAACGGAGTTAAGAAAGGCTAATGAGGAGTGGTATAGGAATTGGATTGTTTTCGATAGGGCTGTTAAAAGGAGGGCAACTGAGAAGGAGATTGAGACCTAGGCGTTTAGGGCATTTAATTTAAATTTAAATTAACCTATTAACTCAATCTCAACCTTAACATCCTCAGGTATTCTAAGCCTCATTAACTGCCTAAGGGCCCTCTCATCAGCATCCATGTCCACAACCCTCTTATGTATCCTCATTTCCCAATGATCATAAGTATGGTAACCTTGACCACTTGGAGCCCTCCTCACAGTTACCATAAGCCGCCTAGTGGGTAATGGTATTGGTCCCCTAACTTTAATCCCAAGCTTCTTAGCTATCCCAGTAATATCCCTAGCTAATCCATCAACCGAATCAGTGTTAGTCCCCCAAATCCTAATTCTCACAATCCTAGGCACAGGCCACTGATAGGAAACCCCTTTAAAACATTTCTGAACACTAAGACATGACACCTACAACATGAGGCATAGCCTATTTTAACTCATCAATAATATTAAACTATTTAACTGTGTTCACGACTCAGCTTTAGGTGCATTATATTAATTACCTTTAATGAGAATACGTAAGCAATGTGAAGCAATAATGGGGTTAAAGTAATTTAAACACACGTAAAGTTAACTAAGACACCTTGAACAATTGTAATAGGAATACATCATAGGGAATAAAATTAATTAAACTTAAACAAGCTTAAACCAGTGGAGTGGGTTAAGGAATTCTTCATAAGGAACGCTGAACTTTACGTAAGGGTATTAAGCAGTGAAGCAATGTTAAGGGAAGGTGAGGATACTGCAGTTAAGCTTAGTGATTATTTAAGTAGAAGGGGGTTAAGGAACTGCAAGATACTGGATGTTGGAAGCGGAGTAGGGAGAGTGGCTATACCTCTAGCTAAGTTAGGCTTTAAAGTAATAGGTATAGATATATCACAAGACTTCATTAATGAAGCCATTAAGAGAGCCACCAGGGAGGGGGTTAATGATAATGTGGTTTTCCTACTGGGAGATGCCAGGGAATTAAGCAGTGTTATTAGGCATTACGCCCCCTTTAACGTTACCTTATTCATGTTCACAACAGTAATAGGTTACTATGATTATGAAACGGACCTCTCAATACTTAGGCAAGTACACGATGTTTCAGGGCCTGGTTCATTATTAATAATTGATACTGTTGATAAGGAGTATTACATTAATAATGCCGGTAAAAGCATTGTTAATGAGATTGGAGACCACTTAATCATACAAAGATTTAAACTAGATCAAGAATTAAAGAATGTTAAAGTATATTGGAGCTACTACATTAGGGACAAGGACAAGTACACCCTCAAACTCATCACTAATACTCAATTATCACTAAGAATATATTCAATAAGTGAGTTAAGGGAATTAGCCTCAAGAGCAGGCTGGAACCTTATTGAGGCGTACTCAGATATAGGTGAAACACCATATAAACCAGGGGGCAGGCTCCTCGCAGTATTCGCCTATGCTTAAGGTATTATTAATCACGTGAACATTAGTAAACTAGCTAATGAGGGAAAATATTCATAAACCCCCACGCAAGCAAAGCCCAGTAGGGGGCCCGTAGCTCAGCATGGATTAGAGCGGCGGCCTCCTAAGCCGTAGGTCGTGGGTTCAAATCCCACCGGGCCCGCCAGTTTTGTTCAGTTTTCCTTGTTTAATTCTAGTTACGAATCAATGACCTATGGCTTGTCGTGGAGTATTGTTCCGAGGAAGTGATGCGGATTGTTCCATAAACATGGCCTTCAGCATGCAAATACCCATGCAGTACCTAGGTTGATTCCACGCGAGGAGCCACGTGCATGGAGCATCTCCCTACGTTGAATTGATGAGTGATTTAGTAAGTTACCGTTATTTGACCTGTCACTCCATCATATATTAAGATGACGTTACGTAGTATGTCACGGCCAATCAACGCCTTATACTGCTGCGTTGACAGGTCAACCGAGGCGATGGTCATGTTATCGAGTATAATTCTAGCCCTCGGATCTGGTACATTCGAGAATAATACAAGCTTAACTAAATATATGGGTACAGCAACCGTACCACCTGCAGTGGCTAGGTTAATCGTACCATACGGTGGATAGCCAAGTTGATTCAACACACTCCTATCTATAGCAGTTATTAAGGCTCCAGTATCAATTAATGCGGGTACAGTCTTTGCGCCATTAAGGATTATGCCCCTACTTTGGGCGAAGCTCCAAATAACACTTGCTGGTTCAACGTCTATGGTTATTACGGGCCCGTTCATTCTAAGTGCATCAGCAGGCGATGTATTCTGTGCTGCATAATTAATCCTTACTATGGGCATTCACGACACTTGAGCAGAATCAAGGCCTAGCGCATGCGTTGGCGAGAAATACTCCGCCCTCTCCTCCTTAACTTTCTGAATTATGAACATGCCATTAATGCCGTATTTCTCAAGAGCATACTTATAAGCCTCCTCGATACTCTCAAAAATACCCTGCACCTCACCATCCTTAATAACCACGTACTTATCCCTGTACTTAACCAATAACTCAGGTAACTTAGCCTTAAACGCTTCATACTCCTTAATCATCCAATCAGATGCGCTAACGAGAAAAGTCATATTCGCTTAAATTTCAAAACAATTTAAAAAGCTTTTCTTCGAAAACATCCTTATAATTTCATGGTAATCATAGTGCGTCCTCGAATTGACTCCTTATGTTTCAGGCTCCAGCAAATGCTTAATCAATACTCCACAATCCTAGACAATGCATTGTAGGATTATGGAATTTACATGATTCGTAAGGCTCGAATTGTCTATCTAGGTGCTCCTTAACGTAAATACCAACGTTTAATTCACCTCCGCTAACTCTTTCCCCACATCCCTAAAGAATTCATTTACTTCCCTGGCAACCTCGGGTGAGAATGCCTAATCATACTCATCACTCTTAGATAGGTTACTCACATTGAACCTAATGAGTACCTTCCTCTCCCAGAATAATTCAATAACAGCTTTAGAACCTTCCTGTACTAGTTTCAATAGAATGGTAAACCTACCGCCCCCCATCATTGACTCTAATACCGTGTAGCCAAGTATCTTCAGAATCATCGCGTATATCATTAACTGAACAAATAACTTCATTAAATCCCCAATACTTCTTAAAACCTCTTCACCATATAGGAGCTCCATATTCCTCCCCCAAAGTGACATGTACACTCCTACCCTACTGGAGGAGTCCTCAACTATTTCGATAAGCTTACCCTCCCACTTACTTACAATGTTTCCAACCTTAGTGAGTACAGTCTCTGGTCTTGGTTGTACAGAAGCTATGCTGAGCTACATATACATACACGATCAAGGTACGATTCAAATCCTATTCTCCCTTGAAGGGATTAGGGTATTCCTTATAATATTGTTCACTAGGCATATCTATAAGTAGCCCAAGCCTAAACCCAAAGTTCTTCATATAATCTAGAAGCTGCTCTCTACCATCACTTCTCATACCAGGAGCTTTCGCTTCAATTAAGACCTTCCTATACTAGTAGTCAACAAATAATCTATAACCCTCAGCTGTAACCTCTCATGCTTAACCTCCGAACCATTAATCCCGGCTAATACACTATTAATAAATCCCTAACATAGTATTCAGGTTTTTGATAGAGACTCACCCTAACCCACCACTACTCCCAGAGTACCTCTCTTACTAATCTCCACTCTCCTAATAAGATCCCCCAACTAGACTCATCCCTTAAAACCCACCCTATCATATCTGTAATGTATAGACTCAGTACTCTAAGGAATCTCTGCCAGGTAAAGTTAGCTGATGGTGAGCCGGTGTATGTGACCTTGGTTAACATTAGCATAAACCCTCTTTTATCTAGGCTCTTGGCCGGTTAGTCATGAGGGAAAAATGGCTTTCACTGGGAGTTACCTCAGTTATTGATACCTCCAGGTTCTTTGTACGTAATTGTTTAGATCCAGGTTAATTATAAGAATGAGTAGATGACCTGTGGGCTTTACTGCATGTATGGAGACCTAAGGTTGATCAGCAAATACTTGAACGCAGTGGTGAATCCTCCATTACTAGCTGGTGTTGCCCATTGTACCTATCCACATCTACGTAGTCTCAGTATCACCATGGTGTTGAATATGATAAGTAATACAGTTGAGATCAAGGCCACAGGCATTAACCCGTAGAATGCAT from the Caldivirga maquilingensis IC-167 genome contains:
- a CDS encoding aspartyl protease family protein codes for the protein MPIVRINYAAQNTSPADALRMNGPVITIDVEPASVIWSFAQSRGIILNGAKTVPALIDTGALITAIDRSVLNQLGYPPYGTINLATAGGTVAVPIYLVKLVLFSNVPDPRARIILDNMTIASVDLSTQQYKALIGRDILRNVILIYDGVTGQITVTY
- a CDS encoding ATP cone domain-containing protein — its product is MVTTVVKRDGTEEPFIVEKIVVSILKTGAPLDKAREIAKRIECNFINVDKVSAKDLTKAILTELRKANEEWYRNWIVFDRAVKRRATEKEIET
- a CDS encoding class I SAM-dependent methyltransferase, producing the protein MEWVKEFFIRNAELYVRVLSSEAMLREGEDTAVKLSDYLSRRGLRNCKILDVGSGVGRVAIPLAKLGFKVIGIDISQDFINEAIKRATREGVNDNVVFLLGDARELSSVIRHYAPFNVTLFMFTTVIGYYDYETDLSILRQVHDVSGPGSLLIIDTVDKEYYINNAGKSIVNEIGDHLIIQRFKLDQELKNVKVYWSYYIRDKDKYTLKLITNTQLSLRIYSISELRELASRAGWNLIEAYSDIGETPYKPGGRLLAVFAYA
- the rpsJ gene encoding 30S ribosomal protein S10, with translation MPRIVRIRIWGTNTDSVDGLARDITGIAKKLGIKVRGPIPLPTRRLMVTVRRAPSGQGYHTYDHWEMRIHKRVVDMDADERALRQLMRLRIPEDVKVEIELIG